Proteins from a genomic interval of Haloplasma contractile SSD-17B:
- a CDS encoding exonuclease domain-containing protein — protein MLRKIHGQIHKVSKDYKVISIQIVNRLEYFYLQPRFVKKFRQYFYPGVFVSFECEEEKRKYRRRVVANVINFEKIIGNRYHRKFSYFDHGAVQKEIVAKLSKYRYRLFIDLEATMQRTKKEIDEIVQVGAILTDDENKEYFQYNEYLKPTKIKKISKRTFKFLGIDQDLIKSGISYMDFYNTFHELIKKYKPAIIVWGQNDRGFLKDSYRINEVAPLFDSNDIINLQVLHKEYFNINYELGLFNTYKIYGNESSEQKHNAFVDAYITKRVFNAFYDIAVNDVKINFKERLIESNIS, from the coding sequence ATGTTACGTAAAATACACGGACAAATACACAAAGTATCAAAAGACTATAAGGTAATCAGTATACAAATTGTAAATCGGCTTGAATACTTTTATCTTCAACCACGATTTGTAAAGAAGTTTAGACAATATTTCTATCCAGGGGTTTTTGTGTCATTTGAATGTGAAGAGGAAAAACGCAAATATAGACGAAGAGTTGTCGCAAATGTTATTAACTTCGAAAAGATAATAGGAAACAGGTATCATCGTAAATTTTCCTATTTTGACCATGGTGCGGTACAGAAAGAAATTGTAGCAAAATTAAGCAAATATCGTTATCGTTTATTTATTGACTTAGAGGCGACAATGCAACGAACTAAGAAAGAAATAGATGAAATTGTTCAGGTAGGAGCGATCTTAACTGATGATGAAAATAAAGAGTATTTTCAGTATAACGAATATTTAAAACCTACAAAAATCAAAAAAATATCGAAACGAACGTTTAAATTTCTAGGGATCGATCAAGATTTAATTAAAAGTGGGATTTCTTATATGGATTTCTACAATACGTTTCATGAACTTATTAAAAAATATAAGCCAGCGATCATTGTATGGGGACAAAATGATCGCGGGTTTTTGAAAGATTCATACAGAATTAATGAAGTTGCACCTTTATTTGATTCTAATGATATTATCAATTTACAAGTGTTACATAAGGAGTATTTCAATATAAACTATGAATTAGGTTTATTTAATACTTATAAGATATATGGTAACGAGTCTAGTGAACAAAAGCATAATGCTTTTGTTGATGCATACATAACAAAGCGTGTGTTTAATGCGTTTTACGATATTGCCGTAAATGATGTAAAAATCAACTTTAAAGAACGTTTAATTGAATCAAATATAAGTTAA
- the murI gene encoding glutamate racemase yields MRVAIFDSGTGGLSIFSRFIETFPWVDTTYLGDALNFPYGTKDTKQLLRIIERIIAFFKSENYDYVLIACNTASIIYERYLKNRYDQFVFDVIQSTALEACSLSFNNRIGVIGTEYTIKSCIYEETIKRINPCCDVLSLECSDLVGMCEQTDQNEQIDAYIKNRFSIFKKEEIDTFILGCTHYNVLYHKLNQYFNYRVNIISSGYALVSTMRFNHDEQNKKGHYQIYTTGDKCDFKSKKDGLHANLEQIKVNFLNL; encoded by the coding sequence ATGCGGGTAGCTATTTTTGATTCAGGAACAGGTGGGTTATCTATATTTTCAAGGTTTATTGAGACGTTTCCATGGGTAGATACAACTTATTTAGGTGATGCATTGAATTTTCCCTATGGAACGAAAGATACGAAGCAGTTACTTCGTATAATTGAGCGTATCATTGCGTTCTTTAAAAGTGAAAATTATGACTATGTATTAATTGCATGCAATACTGCTTCTATTATATATGAAAGGTATCTTAAAAACCGTTATGATCAATTTGTTTTTGATGTAATTCAATCAACTGCATTAGAGGCTTGTTCATTATCCTTTAATAATCGAATCGGAGTGATTGGAACAGAGTATACAATTAAATCTTGTATATATGAAGAAACTATTAAAAGAATAAATCCATGTTGTGATGTCCTGTCTCTTGAGTGTTCTGATTTAGTAGGAATGTGCGAACAAACGGATCAAAATGAACAGATTGATGCATACATAAAAAACAGGTTTTCTATATTTAAAAAAGAAGAAATCGATACCTTTATTCTTGGTTGTACCCACTATAATGTACTCTATCATAAACTTAATCAGTACTTTAATTATAGGGTAAATATTATCTCGTCTGGATATGCTCTAGTTAGTACGATGCGTTTTAATCACGATGAACAAAATAAAAAGGGACACTATCAAATTTATACAACCGGTGACAAGTGTGATTTTAAATCCAAAAAAGATGGGTTACATGCAAATTTAGAGCAAATTAAAGTAAACTTTTTAAATCTATAG
- a CDS encoding GerMN domain-containing protein, with translation MKVIEMDKQTVLKVFCVAVILLLIALIIEKRHPVTTLPMDYRINDETKISSDFLNDSKQVTVYVSDFNDIIFPLTVDVNGAKSEFKDDIELTFSMLTEYSNYLPMGVKTLIPPSTRLIDYSVTDGNLTLNVSKEFLYYNQAHLDHLMDILTYSFTEMRNINTVTLLCEGKEIELGFIDTFSLLNRRNRLLNTVYNAEQLSDSRTVTVYYYTAVHDDYYLVPVNVIVDKNQLSDHLLIKEIFTSYYINIPVTSYINEENIITVEEQLSNLKSGYTNIEDDFSLKQYYYSLLANNQTNNDNEAAGYNKYSVELR, from the coding sequence ATGAAGGTGATTGAGATGGATAAGCAAACCGTTTTAAAAGTTTTTTGTGTAGCAGTTATACTACTTCTTATTGCTTTAATTATTGAAAAGCGACATCCTGTTACTACATTACCAATGGATTATAGAATTAACGATGAGACTAAAATAAGCTCTGACTTCCTAAATGACTCAAAGCAGGTTACTGTCTATGTTTCAGACTTTAATGATATTATTTTCCCACTGACAGTAGACGTAAATGGAGCTAAATCTGAGTTTAAAGACGATATTGAATTAACGTTCTCAATGTTAACAGAATATAGTAATTATTTACCAATGGGAGTTAAAACTCTTATACCGCCATCAACGCGTTTAATTGATTACTCCGTTACTGATGGCAACCTAACGTTAAATGTATCGAAAGAATTCCTATATTATAATCAAGCGCATTTAGATCATTTAATGGATATATTAACGTATTCATTTACAGAAATGCGAAATATTAATACTGTCACACTCTTATGTGAGGGCAAGGAAATTGAACTAGGTTTTATAGACACATTTAGTCTCTTGAATAGAAGAAACAGACTGTTGAATACAGTTTATAATGCAGAACAATTATCTGATTCACGTACCGTAACCGTTTATTACTACACAGCAGTACACGATGATTATTATTTAGTGCCTGTAAATGTGATCGTTGACAAAAATCAATTAAGTGATCACTTGCTAATTAAAGAGATTTTTACATCTTATTACATTAATATTCCCGTAACCTCATATATTAATGAAGAAAATATAATTACTGTTGAGGAACAGTTATCAAATTTGAAATCAGGTTATACTAATATAGAGGATGATTTTAGTTTGAAGCAATATTATTATAGTCTGCTTGCAAATAACCAGACTAATAATGATAATGAAGCAGCGGGTTACAATAAATATAGTGTGGAACTTCGCTAG